One genomic segment of Gossypium arboreum isolate Shixiya-1 chromosome 3, ASM2569848v2, whole genome shotgun sequence includes these proteins:
- the LOC108476067 gene encoding flowering time control protein FPA isoform X1 produces the protein MFPPMKQQNIGKQSEVSDTPSSNLWVGNLSGETVDSDLMDLFGKFGELDSVATYSSRSFAFVFFKRVEDAKAAKEALRGATLHGNQIKIEFARPAKPCKSLWVGGISQTISKEELEEEFSKFGKIEDFKFLRDRNTAFVEYFRMEDASQAMRSMNGKRIGGAQIRVDFLRSHPSRREQWPNSHDLRDGPFTGRMGPSDSHLLKRPHSQIVGRKGDSQPTNVLWVGYPPSVQIDEQMLHNAMILFGEIENIKSFPSRHYAFVEFRSVEEARRAKEGLQGRLFNDPRITIMFSSSELAPGKDYSGLYSGIKGPGLAMLISDHPFRSSQMDMFGQNHTLPPNTVTGPLATSGILGSNVPVRPFNHQGSYDPLLSGPEYNDLSSHHNMLDADLKNLTGSNWRKSSPSLPSAQVVRPPMRQTSGSWDVYDVNQFQRDAKRSRIEVSLPIDDASFPLRKMDDLGPGSDHFGPVIGGGASSPFLNVQGKGRLSPVPGKLPAGGPGRAHPDNDYIWRGIIAKGGTPVCHARCVPIGKGLEIELPEVVNCSARTGLDMLAKHYCEAIGFDIVFFLPDSEDDFASYTEFLRYLGSKNRAGVAKFDDGTTLFLVPPSEFLTKVLKVTGPERLYGVVLKLPPQVPSTAPLQSHPPSLSQHDYSLPHLKEEQALQREYGRVSHEESVPSARPLAQTTVQNQPPSNAAALPQTGVSLTPDLIATLASFLPTVSQSTAVGGVQPPLVTSTTQPSFPQGIAPKGVPAQNWNQEQQAYDPAASSFQQFNPPAQLPPAQHYSSIPKTPIHSAQVAHGSTQYVDSAASLPQQTASSSRPLTNFGIPSQREHVSAPFSQQYHPEAPSNTQNGYGMMHGADTSGLYGAPAFQQPSNPNVLSNQVNGANVFQPQNLMQGDKQNLELPSHGQQLQSVVPGAGQGTSDVEVDKNQRYQSTLQFAASLLLQIQQQQQTNTPGGQGTGSQL, from the exons ATGTTCCCGCCGATGAAGCAACAAAACATCGGGAAACAATCGGAAGTATCCGATACGCCGTCGAGCAATTTATGGGTAGGGAACTTATCGGGTGAGACCGTGGATTCAGATCTGATGGATTTGTTCGGCAAGTTCGGTGAACTCGATAGCGTCGCTACGTACTCTTCTAGAAGCTTCGCTTTCGTGTTCTTCAAGCGTGTGGAAGATGCGAAGGCGGCTAAGGAAGCTCTACGAGGAGCCACCTTGCATGGAAACCAGATCAAGATTGAGTTTGCTCGACCG GCAAAGCCTTGTAAGAGTCTATGGGTTGGTGGAATTAGTCAAACTATTTCGAAGGAAGAATTGGAAGAAGAGTTTTCCAAGTTTGGTAAAATTGAAGACTTCAAGTTCCTTAGAGATCGTAATACTGCATTTGTAGAGTATTTTAGAATGGAAGATGCTTCCCAGGCCATGAGAAGCATGAATGGAAAGAGAATAGGTGGTGCACAGATACGTGTTGATTTTTTGCGATCCCATCCTTCAAGAAGA GAACAGTGGCCTAACTCTCATGATCTCAGAGATGGGCCTTTTACTGGTAGAATGGGGCCTTCTGATAGCCATTTGTTGAAAAGACCA CATTCTCAAATAGTTGGCCGAAAGGGAGACAGTCAGCCTACCAATGTTTTGTGGGTAGGCTATCCTCCATCTGTGCAAATTGATGAACAAATGCTTCATAATGCCATGATACTGTTTGGTGAGATTGAGAACATTAAGAGCTTCCCTTCAAGACACTATGCTTTTGTGGAGTTCAGGAGCGTGGAGGAAGCTCGTCGTGCAAAGGAGGGTTTACAGGGTCGTTTATTTAACGATCCAAGGATTACTATTATGTTCTCAAGCAGTGAACTTGCACCTGGCAAAGATTACTCTGGCCTTTATTCAGGCATAAAGGGGCCAGGGCTTGCCATGCTCATAAGTGATCATCCATTTAGATCTTCACAAATGGACATGTTCGGTCAAAATCATACACTACCACCAAATACGGTAACTGGACCATTAGCAACTAGTGGTATTCTTGGATCGAATGTGCCAGTCAGGCCTTTTAATCATCAAGGTAGCTATGACCCTTTGCTTTCTGGTCCAGAATACAACGATTTATCTTCACATCATAATATGTTGGATGCTGATCTTAAAAATCTCACGGGTTCTAATTGGAGAAAATCTTCTCCTTCTCTCCCTTCTGCTCAAGTTGTCAGGCCTCCAATGAGACAGACGTCTGGTTCTTGGGATGTTTATGATGTGAATCAATTTCAAAGAGATGCAAAACGTTCGAGGATAGAGGTTTCATTGCCTATTGATGATGCTTCTTTTCCTTTAAGAAAGATGGATGATCTTGGGCCTGGCTCAGACCATTTTGGGCCAGTAATTGGTGGGGGTGCTTCAAGTCCATTTTTGAATGTCCAGGGAAAGGGTCGTTTGAGTCCAGTGCCTGGAAAGCTCCCTGCTGGTGGACCTGGACGAGCTCATCCTGATAATGATTACATTTGGCGTGGCATTATTGCCAAGGGTGGAACCCCTGTTTGTCATGCCCGATGTGTTCCCATCGGAAAAGGGCTCGAGATAGAACT tcCCGAAGTTGTTAACTGTTCAGCCAGAACAGGACTGGATATGCTAGCAAAACACTATTGTGAGGCCATTGGATTTGATATTGTTTTCTTCTTACCAGATAGTGAAGATGATTTTGCATCATATACTGAATTCCTTCGCTACCTTGGCTCAAAAAACAGAGCTGGTGTTGCTAAGTTTGATGATGGGACAACACTATTTTTGGTGCCCCCATCAGAATTCTTAACCAAGGTTCTTAAAGTTACAGGACCTGAACGGCTCTATGGAGTCGTTTTAAAGTTGCCTCCACAGGTGCCTTCCACTGCACCTCTACAATCACATCCACCTTCTCTTTCTCAGCATGATTATAGTCTTCCACATTTGAAGGAAGAACAAGCTTTGCAGAGGGAGTATGGAAGGGTTTCACACGAGGAGTCCGTACCTTCTGCAAGGCCTCTTGCGCAAACTACTGTACAAAATCAACCACCCAGCAATGCTGCAGCACTTCCCCAAACTGGTGTTTCTTTAACACCAGATCTGATTGCTACTCTGGCCTCTTTTCTCCCAACGGTGTCACAGTCTACTGCTGTTGGTGGTGTTCAGCCTCCATTAGTGACATCAACTACACAGCCCTCATTTCCTCAAGGCATTGCACCGAAAGGAGTTCCTGCACAAAATTGGAACCAGGAGCAGCAAGCTTATGACCCTGCAGCCTCATCTTTCCAACAGTTCAATCCTCCAGCACAGTTACCACCAGCTCAGCATTACTCATCGATACCCAAAACACCCATCCATTCTGCCCAAGTGGCCCATGGCAGCACACAATATGTGGATTCTGCAGCGAGCTTACCACAGCAAACTGCTTCATCTTCAAGGCCATTAACTAATTTCGGTATCCCTTCTCAAAGAGAACATGTTTCTGCCCCTTTTAGCCAACAGTATCATCCCGAGGCCCCTTCGAATACACAGAATGGATATGGAATGATGCATGGAGCAGATACTTCTGGGTTGTATGGTGCGCCAGCTTTTCAGCAGCCGAGCAATCCTAATGTTTTGTCTAATCAGGTTAATGGTGCTAATGTATTCCAGCCACAAAATTTGATGCAAGGTGACAAACAAAATTTGGAGCTTCCTAGTCACGGACAGCAGCTGCAGTCTGTGGTTCCCGGAGCTGGTCAGGGCACATCAGATGTAGAAGTTGATAAAAACCAGCGATACCAATCAACGCTGCAATTTGCAGCTAGTCTTCTCCTCCAGATTCAGCAACAGCAGCAGACAAATACTCCAGGTGGACAAGGGACAGGGAGTCAGCTGTGA